The stretch of DNA GCTTAGTTATGTAGTAGCGTCCCCCAATGGTTGTTTCCAGCATTCGATATGCCTGGTGTAGGGTTGTAATTATGCGTATTCAACAATTGTGGCACAGCAATCTTTGACGATGTTAAGAATTTGCTGGCTTGTCTACTCAACCCCCTTTTCCATAGCTATAGGGTAGCTGGAAGACGCTGAAATTTTCCATATCTTTAGAGACAAATCTCAGAATTGATACATGTAGAGCTTCTATATGGAAGCGGTTCAGTACAAGCTACAGCCCTAGCAGGTGCTGTTACTCAAAACTCTAGAGCAAGCCAGCCTATGCCCTGATAACGAGGAGTAATACAGTCGGGGTGTAAAATCTCCACCAAAATTTCTAGGGAATCAACTAATCGAGGGCCTGGACGGTTGAAATAGTGGTTACCATCGGTAGCATAGATTCGACCATTACGGACAGCCTTCAACCCTTTCCAGTCAGGGCGCTGCAACAATAGTGATGCTTCTTGGGTGGTGCGTGGGAGGTCAAACCCGCAGGGCATAACCACAATTACATCGGGGTCTGCAGCAATAATCGCCTCAGGCTCCAACCAGGGAGAATGTTCTCCGATCGTCCCAAATAAACATTGCCCACCCGCTAACTCTACTAGCTCTGGCACCCAGTTTCCGGCTGCCATCAATGGCTCTGTCCACTCGATGCAAGCAACTGTAGGGCGCTTAACGATTGCTTGAGTTTGATGAACACAGGCATCAACCCGCGCTTTTAACTGGGCGATCGTCGCTACTGCAACTGGCTCCACATTGTAGTCTGGAGTAGACAACGCTACAGCTACTCGATGGATATCAGCCCAGACATCAGCCAACACCCTAGGTTGTAATGAAATGACGCGAGGTTGACCTGTGACTAAGGTTGCCACAGCTTGCTGTACATCAGCTAGGCTTACAGCGCAAACCTCACACTGAGCTTGGGTAAGGATATGGGTTGGCTGCAATTGTGCCAATAGGTCAGTGTTTACACGATAAACAGCCAATGCCGACTGCAACAGTTGTGTTACCCGATCATGAATTTCGCCACTAGTGCCCACTGGGTTAAATTTCGGTGCAGTGCAGACTGGGCGATTGGCTATGGCTGGTGGGTAGTCACACTCGTGGGAACATCCCACCAAATGCTCCGTCAGGTGCAACCGTGCCACGATTTCTGTAGCGCTAGGAATCAAGGACACAATTCTCAAGGGTGAGCTACTCATCAACCTATTGATAATCTCCAGTTGAATAGTCTTTGATATGCTTCGAGATATTGCCAGCTAGGTAATGTGCCATGTAGTCTAGTAATTAGCCTATTGCATCTACTCGCCACTTGTGCTGATTCAGATGCTCAACCCTTGATGGACAAACCCGATTAAAGATTAAGTCTACTGGATGGGGGTTTACGCTAAGAGAATAGTACTACTAAGTGGACTGATGGTTTGTTCATGGGTTTAGCATAGCAGTTGATTCTAGCAATGATTCCTAGCAATGGTGTAGTTGACTCTGCGCACGTAATAACGTTCACTTCGAAAGCATTGTGGCTACCATAGCGTGATATAGACAGCGTTGAGAGTGTCTTTATGCAACTGTCCTGTACTTAAGTAGATTTCCTGAATATGTGGATCAGCACGATCGCCTACACCCACAACCATTCGTTTGGTTAGGTCACACCAATTCCTACTGAATCCATATGAGCTTCCAATATGCTAGCTGCGTTTATGAAAATGACTACCAGAGTCATCCACCCAGTAGTCAACATGCATCTAAGGGGCTGCCAAGCTACCCACTTCACCAGTTACTAGAGAACGCTAGTGACATTGTGGTGGTTTTTGAAGCTGATGGCACGTTCCGCTATGCCAGCCCGTCAGCTCGGCACATCCTGGGGTATACCCTTGAGGATGTTGTTGGCAAAAGTGCCTTTGAATTTGTCCACCCTGAAGATGTTGGCATTATCGCTGCTACTTACCAGCAAGCATTACAAAATCCTGGGGTGATCCAACCTACGGTGGAATATCGTGTGCGCAAGCGAGACGGTAGCTGGTGTGTGTTGGAAGCAGTTACCACTAGCCTGCTTGAAGATCCTGCAGTTAATGGCATTGTGGTTAACTGCCATGATATTACTCAGCGCAAGCACGTAACAGACACCTTGGCTACTCGTGAACGCTATCTATCGGCTTTGGTCGAGATAGAGCAAGTGTTGCTAGCGTTTGATGTTGACGAACGGCTCTATGATGACATTCTGGAAGTGTTAGGACAAGCTCTGGATGCTAGCCGCGCCTATGTGTTTGCTGTGCATTCTGATCACGACGGAGGATGGCTAGCTAGTCAACAGGCTGAGTGGTGCGCCCCTGGCATTGAACCTCAAATTCATAACCCTGACTTGCAGAATTTACCTATGCATCGCTACGCACCTCGATGGATTGATATTCTTGGCCGAGGTGATGCGATCGGCGGCAATGTCAGGGACTTTCCGGAGACAGAGCGCCAAATTTTAGAGATGCAAGGGATTCAGTCCATTCTAGTATTACCGCTGCTAGTTCATGGTAAATTGTCGGGCTTCATTGGGGTAGACCAGTGCACAAGAATTCAGGTT from Cyanobacteriota bacterium encodes:
- a CDS encoding cobalamin-binding protein, which gives rise to MSSSPLRIVSLIPSATEIVARLHLTEHLVGCSHECDYPPAIANRPVCTAPKFNPVGTSGEIHDRVTQLLQSALAVYRVNTDLLAQLQPTHILTQAQCEVCAVSLADVQQAVATLVTGQPRVISLQPRVLADVWADIHRVAVALSTPDYNVEPVAVATIAQLKARVDACVHQTQAIVKRPTVACIEWTEPLMAAGNWVPELVELAGGQCLFGTIGEHSPWLEPEAIIAADPDVIVVMPCGFDLPRTTQEASLLLQRPDWKGLKAVRNGRIYATDGNHYFNRPGPRLVDSLEILVEILHPDCITPRYQGIGWLALEF